From one Catenuloplanes nepalensis genomic stretch:
- a CDS encoding glycosyltransferase family 4 protein → MRIGIVCPYSFDVPGGVQNHVMDLAEALISLGHEVSVLAPADEDSPLPPYVVAAGRAVPLPYNGSVARISFGPVSTARVRRWLARGHFDVLHVHEPLTPSLSLLAVLNADGPVVATFHTAMTRSRALAAVQGALQIVLERVTARIAVSALARRVQVEHLDGGAVEIPNGVAVAKFADAEPLDGWPGPGGAIGFLGRFTEPRKGFPILRQAWISLARSRPGLRLLVAGPGDRSDLLEKIPAELHDRVCFLGMVSEEDKPRMLRSVDVYVAPNTGGESFGMILTEAMAAGAAIVASDLDAFRRVVDNGRAAVLFPVGDAAALENALATLLDDADRRAELSALARRAVDAYDWPSVARRVLEVYETAIEATDGRVLEAPQVIE, encoded by the coding sequence GTGCGGATCGGCATCGTGTGCCCGTACTCCTTCGACGTGCCGGGCGGTGTGCAGAACCACGTGATGGACCTGGCCGAGGCGCTGATCAGTCTCGGCCACGAGGTGAGCGTGCTGGCCCCCGCGGACGAGGACTCGCCGCTGCCGCCGTACGTGGTCGCGGCCGGGCGGGCGGTCCCGCTGCCGTACAACGGGTCGGTCGCGCGCATCTCGTTCGGCCCGGTCTCCACGGCCCGGGTCCGGCGCTGGCTGGCCCGCGGCCACTTCGACGTGCTGCACGTGCACGAACCGCTCACGCCGAGCCTGTCGCTGCTGGCCGTGCTGAACGCGGACGGCCCGGTGGTGGCCACGTTCCACACCGCGATGACCCGGTCCCGCGCGCTCGCCGCGGTGCAGGGCGCGCTGCAGATCGTGCTGGAGAGGGTGACCGCGCGGATCGCGGTGAGCGCGCTGGCCCGCCGCGTGCAGGTCGAGCACCTGGACGGCGGCGCGGTGGAGATCCCGAACGGCGTGGCCGTGGCGAAGTTCGCGGACGCGGAGCCGCTGGACGGCTGGCCCGGCCCCGGCGGCGCGATAGGCTTCCTGGGCCGGTTCACCGAGCCGCGCAAGGGCTTCCCGATCCTGCGCCAGGCGTGGATCTCGCTGGCCCGGTCGCGGCCCGGCCTGCGACTGCTGGTGGCCGGCCCAGGCGACAGGTCCGACCTACTGGAGAAGATCCCGGCAGAGCTGCACGATCGCGTGTGCTTCCTCGGCATGGTGTCCGAGGAGGACAAACCGCGCATGCTGCGCAGCGTCGACGTCTACGTGGCGCCGAACACCGGCGGCGAGTCGTTCGGCATGATCCTGACCGAGGCGATGGCCGCGGGCGCCGCGATCGTGGCCAGCGACCTCGACGCGTTCCGCCGGGTCGTCGACAACGGGCGCGCCGCCGTGCTCTTCCCGGTCGGCGACGCGGCAGCGCTGGAGAACGCGCTGGCCACGCTGCTCGACGACGCGGACCGCCGGGCCGAGCTCTCCGCGCTCGCGCGCCGCGCCGTCGACGCGTACGACTGGCCGTCGGTCGCCCGCCGCGTGCTCGAGGTCTACGAGACCGCGATCGAGGCCACGGACGGCCGCGTCCTGGAAGCGCCGCAGGTGATCGAGTGA